In Vibrio gallicus, a single window of DNA contains:
- the malF gene encoding maltose ABC transporter permease MalF, producing MQTVQSSGSVETPPVASNTKAVLKWATLGLVGIVNGYATILMYSRGEVAFALLTLIITALALYIFGSKKTYAHRYIYPGVAGMILFILFPLAYTVNLAFTNYSAKNQLSLERTQSVLEGRTFQSGDSFSFTLLKAADGSHVITVKDGEKTLATPKFSLSEEAKGQDLNLSPVESVEGTKEPIKGIIQARPVLSSFDLIMPDGEAIRMSGLRKFAAVEPLFTLQDDKQAMLNNETGQIFMPNMDTGFYQAVDSNGSFIGNPVSPGFVVGIGTHNFERVWKDDGIKEPFVSIFIWTVVFSICTVVFTLVIGLVLGSIVQWEELKGRSVYRVLLILPYAVPAFISILIFKGLFNQSFGEINLVLTQIFGISPSWFSDPILAKTMVLIVNTWLGFPYMMILCMGLLKAIPDDLYEASAIDGAGPFKNFFHITVPLMIKPMTPLLIASFAFNFNNFVMIQLLTNGGPNMIGTSEPAGYTDLLVSYTYRIAFEGGGGQDFGLASAIATLIFLLVGGMALLNLRFTKLSQD from the coding sequence ATGCAGACGGTACAATCTTCTGGTTCTGTTGAGACGCCTCCTGTTGCCAGCAATACCAAAGCGGTATTAAAGTGGGCAACCCTTGGCTTAGTCGGAATTGTAAATGGTTATGCAACCATTCTAATGTATTCGCGTGGTGAAGTAGCTTTCGCACTTCTCACTCTAATAATTACAGCATTGGCGCTGTATATATTTGGTAGCAAGAAAACCTACGCACATCGTTATATCTATCCAGGCGTCGCTGGGATGATTCTATTCATCTTGTTCCCGTTGGCGTACACAGTAAACCTCGCTTTCACAAACTACAGCGCAAAAAATCAGTTGTCACTCGAGCGTACACAGTCGGTGTTGGAAGGTCGTACTTTCCAAAGTGGTGATAGCTTTTCGTTTACCTTGTTAAAGGCTGCTGATGGCAGTCATGTTATTACCGTTAAAGATGGCGAGAAAACATTAGCAACACCTAAATTTAGCCTATCGGAAGAAGCGAAAGGACAAGATCTCAATCTTAGCCCTGTAGAATCTGTCGAAGGCACAAAAGAGCCTATCAAGGGCATTATCCAAGCGCGTCCAGTGCTGAGCAGTTTTGACCTTATTATGCCTGATGGCGAAGCAATTCGAATGAGTGGGCTTCGTAAATTTGCAGCAGTAGAGCCGTTGTTCACCCTGCAAGATGATAAGCAGGCGATGCTGAACAATGAGACGGGTCAAATATTCATGCCGAATATGGATACCGGTTTTTATCAAGCAGTTGATAGCAACGGTAGCTTTATTGGTAATCCAGTCTCACCAGGTTTTGTGGTTGGTATTGGTACGCATAACTTCGAGCGTGTGTGGAAAGATGATGGTATTAAAGAGCCGTTCGTTTCTATATTCATCTGGACTGTAGTTTTCTCAATATGCACCGTTGTGTTTACCCTAGTTATTGGCTTGGTGTTAGGCAGTATTGTGCAATGGGAAGAGCTGAAAGGTCGTTCTGTTTATCGAGTATTACTGATTCTTCCATATGCCGTGCCTGCCTTTATATCAATATTGATATTCAAAGGGCTATTTAACCAAAGCTTTGGTGAGATAAACCTAGTATTAACTCAGATATTTGGCATTTCTCCGAGCTGGTTCTCTGACCCAATTTTAGCTAAAACCATGGTCTTGATTGTGAATACCTGGCTTGGTTTCCCGTATATGATGATCCTATGTATGGGGCTATTAAAGGCTATTCCTGATGATTTGTATGAGGCATCGGCTATTGATGGGGCGGGTCCATTCAAGAACTTTTTCCACATCACTGTGCCATTGATGATTAAGCCAATGACGCCACTATTGATTGCAAGCTTTGCGTTTAACTTCAATAACTTTGTAATGATTCAGCTGTTGACCAATGGTGGACCAAATATGATTGGTACATCAGAGCCTGCAGGTTATACGGACCTATTGGTGAGTTATACCTATCGAATTGCATTCGAAGGTGGTGGTGGTCAAGACTTCGGCCTAGCAAGTGCTATCGCAACCCTTATCTTCCTATTGGTTGGCGGTATGGCTCTATTAAACCTACGTTTCACTAAGCTGTCTCAAGATTAA
- the malG gene encoding maltose ABC transporter permease MalG gives MAMVQGKDLKYRVWATHIALWIFLSLIIFPLLMVVAISFREGNFATGSLIPDNPSLEHWKLALGFTVTHADGSVTPPPFPVLTWLWNSVKVAGISSILIVALSTTSAYAFARMRFKGKSTILKAMMIFQMFPAVLALVAIYALFDKLGQYIPFLGLNTHGGLIFSYLGGIALHVWTIKGYFETIDNSLEEAAALDGATPWQAFRLVLLPLSVPILAVVFILSFIGVVGEVPVASLLLSDVNNYTLAVGMQQYLYPQNYLWGDFAAAAVLSAFPITIVFLLAQRWLVGGLTSGGVKG, from the coding sequence ATGGCAATGGTACAAGGTAAAGACCTTAAATACCGTGTTTGGGCAACGCATATTGCTCTATGGATTTTCTTATCACTTATTATATTTCCACTGCTGATGGTGGTAGCGATCTCGTTCCGTGAAGGTAACTTCGCAACCGGTAGCTTGATCCCTGATAACCCATCTTTGGAGCACTGGAAATTAGCATTGGGCTTTACGGTAACACATGCAGATGGCAGCGTTACACCACCTCCATTCCCAGTATTAACCTGGTTATGGAACTCAGTGAAAGTCGCTGGTATCTCCTCAATTTTGATTGTGGCGTTATCTACAACCTCGGCTTACGCGTTTGCTCGTATGCGCTTTAAAGGTAAGAGCACTATCTTAAAAGCGATGATGATCTTCCAGATGTTCCCCGCTGTGTTGGCGTTGGTGGCGATTTATGCGCTATTTGATAAGTTAGGGCAGTATATTCCATTCTTGGGATTGAACACCCATGGCGGTCTTATCTTTTCTTACTTAGGCGGGATTGCGCTTCATGTTTGGACTATCAAAGGCTATTTCGAGACGATAGATAATTCACTAGAAGAAGCAGCAGCTCTTGATGGCGCAACACCTTGGCAAGCATTCCGTTTGGTACTATTGCCGTTATCGGTGCCGATTCTAGCGGTGGTATTTATCTTATCCTTCATTGGTGTTGTCGGTGAAGTACCTGTTGCATCCTTGCTATTGTCTGATGTGAATAATTACACTCTTGCCGTTGGTATGCAGCAATATCTATACCCTCAGAACTATCTATGGGGTGATTTTGCCGCCGCCGCAGTGTTATCTGCATTCCCAATTACCATTGTGTTCTTGTTAGCACAGCGCTGGTTGGTTGGTGGTCTAACTTCTGGTGGCGTGAAAGGGTAA